A single window of Archangium gephyra DNA harbors:
- a CDS encoding metallophosphoesterase family protein has product MRVAILADIHGNLPACEAVLEDIARVAPDYIVAAGDLALRGAHPRETVELLFDRCDAVLMGNTDCYLAGHYLGGAYRERDHWKTELLQWTRDQLGEPWLKKLGALPFSQRYSPRKGQDLFVCHANPRNLEDSLDPTLDEATIRRYFQNLDAAACAFGHLHFPYRRRVGRLLIADVASAGIPRDGDLRPAYGVFTFTPKGWRVQIRRVRYPVRKATQALTARRVPGGPLLIHKLVEARYRHHKALMEAARRHSGLPPPGPVLRPPPGANIPHTPTPLELPVVAPPMLLKQASGDEERHHAAPVEEEPTQISSVLDLDG; this is encoded by the coding sequence ATGCGGGTCGCCATCCTCGCCGACATTCACGGGAACCTCCCCGCCTGCGAGGCCGTCCTCGAGGACATCGCCCGCGTCGCGCCCGACTACATCGTGGCCGCCGGAGACCTGGCCCTGCGGGGCGCACACCCGCGCGAGACGGTGGAGCTGCTCTTCGATCGCTGTGATGCGGTCCTCATGGGCAACACCGACTGCTACCTCGCCGGCCACTACCTGGGCGGGGCCTACCGCGAGCGCGACCACTGGAAGACGGAGCTGTTGCAGTGGACGAGGGATCAGCTCGGTGAGCCCTGGCTCAAGAAGCTGGGCGCCCTGCCCTTCTCCCAGCGTTACTCGCCGCGCAAGGGGCAGGATCTCTTCGTCTGCCACGCCAACCCGCGCAACCTCGAGGACTCGCTGGACCCCACGCTGGACGAGGCCACCATCCGGCGCTACTTCCAGAACCTGGACGCGGCGGCGTGCGCCTTCGGCCACCTGCACTTCCCCTACCGGCGCCGCGTGGGCCGGCTGCTGATCGCCGACGTGGCCAGCGCCGGCATCCCGCGGGACGGAGATCTCCGCCCCGCCTACGGCGTCTTCACCTTCACGCCCAAGGGCTGGCGCGTGCAGATCCGCCGCGTGCGCTACCCGGTGCGCAAGGCCACGCAGGCCCTCACCGCGCGCCGAGTGCCGGGCGGCCCGCTGCTCATCCACAAGCTCGTCGAGGCGCGCTACCGCCACCACAAGGCGCTGATGGAGGCCGCGCGCCGCCACTCGGGACTGCCTCCGCCGGGCCCGGTGCTGCGCCCGCCTCCAGGGGCCAACATCCCTCACACGCCCACGCCGCTGGAGCTGCCGGTGGTGGCCCCGCCCATGCTGCTCAAGCAGGCCTCGGGCGACGAGGAGCGCCACCACGCCGCGCCCGTCGAGGAAGAGCCGACGCAGATCTCCAGCGTGCTGGATCTGGACGGCTGA
- a CDS encoding sensor histidine kinase, with translation MPLRLFLLPLLAPALAALVLFLLLGWRLDALFVSLATLTGSLLTLVAARDALKRQLLSLARQVRIRAEGSPTTGSREDERDRLEEVANLQGAIDSLHQQLSARNAGLNQESRTLTAVLDGMAEGIWVTDAEGTVVRHNDALRDMLQTPGNISGQRPLALLRNDALNEAVIRACREGASTRLELPLEGLFPRMLAIRVTPLGKDLPGSAAVFHDVTELRRLEKVRKDFVANVSHELRTPITAIRGYAETLQGGALQDAVMAPKMVDIIHRQSERLSELVEDLLELSRLESREVKLQVTDVPLAVAASRAAEVVRHKAQGKKITVELNVPPGLVGRGDERGLEQVLLNLLDNAVKYTPEGGRVVVTGALEEGRCVVHVRDTGVGIEPRHLARIFERFYRVDKGRSRDMGGTGLGLSIVKHLMSAMGGEVRVESQPNEGSTFTIFLPAAVPTASATG, from the coding sequence ATGCCCCTGCGCCTCTTCCTCCTTCCCCTGCTCGCCCCCGCGCTCGCGGCGCTCGTCCTCTTCCTGCTGCTGGGCTGGAGGCTGGACGCGCTCTTCGTGTCGCTGGCCACGCTCACCGGCTCGCTGCTGACGCTGGTGGCGGCCCGGGACGCGCTCAAGCGGCAGCTCCTCTCGCTCGCCCGCCAGGTCCGCATCCGAGCCGAGGGCTCCCCCACCACCGGCAGCCGCGAGGACGAGAGGGATCGGCTCGAGGAGGTGGCCAACCTCCAGGGCGCCATCGACTCGCTCCACCAGCAGCTGTCCGCGCGCAACGCCGGCCTCAACCAGGAGTCGCGCACCCTCACCGCCGTGCTGGACGGCATGGCCGAGGGCATCTGGGTGACGGACGCCGAGGGCACGGTGGTGCGCCACAACGACGCGCTGCGCGACATGCTGCAGACCCCGGGGAACATCAGCGGCCAGCGCCCCCTGGCGCTCCTGCGCAACGACGCCCTCAACGAGGCCGTCATCCGCGCCTGCCGCGAGGGCGCCTCCACCCGCCTCGAGCTGCCACTGGAGGGCCTGTTCCCCCGCATGCTCGCCATCCGGGTGACCCCCCTGGGGAAGGACCTGCCCGGCAGCGCCGCCGTCTTCCACGACGTCACCGAACTGCGCCGTCTGGAGAAGGTGCGCAAGGACTTCGTCGCCAACGTCTCCCACGAGCTGCGCACCCCCATCACCGCCATCCGCGGCTACGCCGAGACGCTCCAGGGCGGCGCCCTCCAGGACGCCGTCATGGCCCCCAAGATGGTGGACATCATCCACCGCCAGTCCGAGCGCCTCTCGGAGCTGGTGGAGGATCTGCTCGAACTGTCCCGGTTGGAGTCACGGGAAGTGAAGTTGCAGGTGACGGACGTGCCCCTGGCGGTGGCCGCCTCCCGGGCCGCCGAGGTGGTGCGGCACAAGGCCCAGGGCAAGAAGATTACGGTCGAGCTGAACGTCCCCCCGGGGCTGGTGGGCCGGGGAGACGAGCGAGGGCTGGAGCAGGTGCTCCTCAACCTGCTCGACAACGCGGTGAAGTACACGCCCGAGGGGGGCCGGGTGGTGGTGACGGGCGCTCTAGAGGAGGGACGGTGCGTGGTGCACGTCCGGGACACGGGGGTGGGCATCGAGCCCAGGCACCTGGCCCGCATCTTCGAGCGCTTCTACCGGGTGGACAAAGGGCGGAGCCGGGACATGGGGGGCACGGGCCTGGGCCTGTCCATCGTCAAGCACCTGATGAGCGCCATGGGGGGCGAGGTCCGGGTCGAGAGCCAACCAAACGAGGGCTCCACCTTCACGATTTTCCTTCCAGCGGCGGTGCCCACGGCGTCCGCGACGGGTTAG